In a single window of the Streptococcus ilei genome:
- a CDS encoding accessory Sec-dependent serine-rich glycoprotein adhesin: MLFKRLNGKVRELDRTTRFKLIKSGKHWVRSENSTLGLFKIVRGEVKTTVGTKSDKERYVIRSTSQFVLKGLLATGATVGATAIINTAYADEAGVDVATTSELQKETLAEANSLVIGSVSDARSMSEESLESTSSSASLGEQTSESLSVSQSESTSETLTTSESNEETTETVLGATDKAILEQNMSEATLLTQMAENHASNLADADQKTALSVAIAKVQTELSTGTQLLNEHVAMQAYVDQRQRLNKSVDEMMLVLKATGFVGNSSVNGKPAIAAQLAPIYEIVTDSKELSNITPNLDDRNGASIEDVALKYEDIEKDPNLDKSVINLDPVTLKSLSEKHDVTRYTFAIWDFVNRVKPDPLDYYATLSVDRSSIGSTTPKGLDVYFRLVKKSSGTEVFAQTVKANSVVEFDLPKELTGSDTNRQYRVSYSIYDDGKPGVIRMQSVDYQTPKFMIHQLYDVVEPKNVGIYAPSTVASIVPSRSAEHVTYYKLVDDKGEFRQGAYVPNGRETVLASYAQVGIEGQEYTASAARQLDGFVQVPLVDYHQNKMSGVFDLSEVGKQTVETYRGGARDHYIKLVREVTSPNGDYTLKYYVLDPSKLWNYRKGDNGTVFDLANYTLVYEKAFRNDHWNETFEHLETREVKSKKEDYSLTVTPDFSDGKNFKLKISGWFSLTEKVSYTDEKTGKEYSFRKPYTSAPEKQAQLSGSHIVGDDASLQGADGFSKFYHTVSTGVSYSPSKSVNYYYRRMTPSELRSQSLSYSASHSMSAQDSLSYSESSSQVVASESQSLSAAVSLSARQSTSLSESMSNSDSASDSLSISQVLESQSLSSSQSDLQNDSEVSASASVSSSLSASEKLVSESESGSLSVSESISSASTSASVSASEALASESVSSSLSGSEKLVSESVSGSLSVSESITSASASASLSASEVAVSESLSSSLSASEKSASESLSGSLSVSESIASASASSSLSASEKTASESVSGSLSVSESITSASSSSSLSASEKTASESLSSSLSVSESITSASTSASVSASEATVSESVSSSLSTSEKTASESLSSSLSVSESITSASTSASVSASEATVSESVSSSLSTSEKTVSESLSSSLSVSESIASVSTSTSASVAQMESSELQSASVSELTSVSTSVSVSASTSASISASASDSVLNSESVSISSSESTSYKQASELTSASASESVSTSESESVSSSESVLNSTSVSASASESILSSESVSTSTFESTSRKQASELVSASASDSVSTSESVSVSSSESVLDSTSVSASASESTSRKQASEFESVSVSASVSTSTSASVAQMESSELQSASVSELTSESTSVSVSASTSVSEASASISASASESVLSSESVSISSSESTSRKQASELASASASASVSTSESLSVSSSESVLNSTSVSASTSESISNKQTSELESVSGSESVSMSTSASVAQMESSELQSASVSELTSKSTSVSVSASTSVSVSELISESTSVSVSASTSASESELNSKSISISVSESDLSKQTSELESTSTSALVSTSESVSVSSSESVLNSESVSASGSESTSSKQTSELTSKSLSDSVSASTSASESRESISASASESASTKQVSELTSASTSVSTSSNQASELESASTSGSISTLASASFQMSVSNQPSTDRSASSSHSMSLTSNWSSVSALASNEVNVSEVVSESASASPQEPRSTLVSSKASQLLSESTSLSTSRSTSSSASQSHSESQATPQMSSSGEKSAASVSEAKSTSDSLGVTSRELFITLVVAFFAGLASFFHRKK; encoded by the coding sequence ATGTTATTTAAACGTTTGAATGGAAAAGTTAGGGAGCTGGATCGAACGACTCGTTTCAAGTTAATCAAGTCTGGGAAGCATTGGGTTCGATCTGAAAATTCTACCTTAGGTTTATTTAAAATTGTTCGTGGAGAAGTGAAAACAACAGTCGGAACGAAGTCAGATAAGGAGCGGTATGTGATCCGTTCTACAAGTCAATTCGTACTGAAAGGCTTATTGGCGACGGGAGCAACTGTTGGTGCCACCGCCATTATCAATACGGCTTATGCGGATGAAGCAGGTGTTGATGTGGCTACAACTTCTGAATTACAGAAAGAAACCTTAGCAGAAGCGAATAGCTTGGTGATTGGTTCTGTATCTGATGCTAGATCAATGTCAGAAGAAAGTCTAGAATCGACAAGTTCTTCTGCCTCTTTAGGCGAGCAAACATCTGAGAGTCTTTCTGTGTCTCAGAGTGAATCTACTTCAGAAACATTGACGACATCAGAGTCAAACGAGGAAACGACCGAAACGGTTCTAGGAGCAACGGATAAGGCTATCCTGGAACAGAATATGTCAGAGGCTACCTTATTGACCCAGATGGCTGAAAATCATGCCTCAAACCTTGCAGATGCGGATCAGAAAACAGCTCTCTCAGTTGCGATTGCTAAGGTACAAACAGAATTGTCAACTGGTACTCAGTTGCTTAATGAACATGTGGCGATGCAAGCCTATGTGGATCAACGTCAACGGTTAAATAAGTCTGTTGATGAAATGATGCTTGTACTGAAAGCGACAGGTTTTGTGGGGAATAGCAGTGTAAACGGCAAACCTGCTATTGCAGCTCAGTTGGCACCGATTTATGAAATCGTAACAGACTCTAAAGAGTTGTCCAATATCACTCCTAATTTGGATGATCGAAACGGGGCTAGCATAGAAGACGTTGCTTTGAAATATGAAGACATAGAAAAGGATCCGAATTTAGATAAATCGGTAATAAATCTCGATCCTGTGACTCTTAAGTCTCTGTCTGAGAAACATGATGTGACGCGCTATACCTTTGCTATTTGGGATTTCGTTAATCGAGTGAAGCCGGACCCTCTGGATTATTATGCAACCTTATCCGTCGACCGTAGCTCGATTGGTTCAACTACTCCTAAAGGTCTCGATGTATACTTCCGTCTGGTTAAAAAATCTAGTGGTACGGAGGTTTTTGCTCAAACAGTTAAAGCAAATAGTGTGGTTGAATTTGATTTACCAAAGGAATTAACAGGTTCAGATACAAACCGCCAATATAGGGTTTCTTACTCAATTTATGATGATGGGAAACCTGGAGTTATACGGATGCAAAGTGTGGATTACCAGACTCCTAAGTTTATGATCCATCAGCTTTATGATGTGGTAGAACCTAAGAATGTAGGTATTTATGCACCATCGACCGTAGCATCAATTGTCCCATCACGAAGTGCTGAACACGTCACTTATTACAAGCTCGTTGACGACAAGGGAGAATTCCGGCAAGGAGCTTACGTTCCGAATGGTAGAGAAACTGTTTTGGCCTCTTATGCCCAGGTTGGTATTGAAGGTCAGGAGTACACAGCTTCAGCTGCTCGACAATTGGACGGATTTGTGCAAGTTCCACTGGTAGACTATCATCAGAATAAGATGTCTGGTGTCTTTGATCTTAGTGAAGTCGGGAAACAGACTGTCGAAACCTATCGAGGAGGGGCAAGAGACCACTATATTAAGCTTGTCCGAGAAGTAACGAGTCCAAATGGTGATTATACCTTAAAATACTATGTCTTGGATCCTTCTAAACTATGGAATTACCGCAAAGGAGATAACGGTACAGTATTTGATCTTGCAAATTATACCTTAGTGTATGAAAAGGCCTTTAGAAACGATCATTGGAATGAAACCTTTGAACATCTTGAGACGCGAGAGGTAAAAAGCAAGAAAGAAGATTATTCTCTTACAGTTACTCCTGATTTTTCAGATGGAAAAAACTTTAAGTTAAAAATCTCAGGTTGGTTCTCCTTGACAGAGAAGGTAAGCTATACGGATGAAAAAACGGGTAAGGAATATTCTTTTCGTAAACCATATACTTCCGCTCCAGAAAAGCAGGCACAGCTGAGTGGTAGCCATATTGTGGGTGATGATGCATCACTGCAAGGCGCTGACGGATTTTCTAAGTTTTATCATACAGTTTCGACCGGGGTGAGTTACTCGCCATCGAAGAGTGTGAATTACTATTACCGAAGAATGACTCCTTCTGAATTGCGATCTCAATCACTCAGTTATTCAGCTTCTCATTCGATGTCAGCACAAGATAGTCTTTCCTACTCAGAAAGCAGCTCACAAGTAGTTGCTTCAGAGTCTCAATCTCTATCTGCAGCTGTTTCTCTGTCGGCTCGTCAATCAACCTCCTTATCTGAGTCGATGTCAAATAGTGATTCAGCATCAGATAGCCTATCCATTTCACAGGTGCTCGAATCTCAATCGCTATCTTCTTCTCAGTCTGATTTGCAGAATGATTCAGAGGTCTCTGCCTCAGCATCGGTAAGTAGCTCCTTGTCAGCCTCAGAGAAGTTAGTTTCTGAATCAGAGAGTGGATCGTTGTCTGTATCAGAATCGATTTCTTCAGCATCAACAAGTGCTTCGGTATCGGCATCAGAGGCATTAGCTTCCGAATCGGTAAGTAGCTCCTTGTCAGGCTCAGAGAAGTTAGTTTCTGAATCAGTGAGTGGATCTCTGTCTGTATCGGAGTCCATCACTTCAGCATCGGCAAGTGCTTCTCTATCAGCATCAGAGGTAGCCGTTTCTGAATCATTAAGTAGCTCTCTATCAGCCTCAGAGAAGTCAGCTTCTGAATCATTAAGTGGTTCCTTATCTGTATCAGAGTCAATCGCTTCAGCATCGGCAAGTAGCTCTTTATCAGCTTCAGAGAAAACCGCTTCTGAATCAGTGAGTGGCTCCCTGTCTGTATCGGAGTCAATCACTTCAGCGTCATCAAGTAGCTCTCTATCAGCTTCAGAGAAAACCGCTTCTGAGTCATTAAGTAGTTCCCTGTCTGTGTCAGAGTCAATTACTTCAGCATCGACAAGTGCTTCGGTATCAGCATCAGAGGCAACCGTTTCGGAATCAGTAAGCAGCTCTCTATCAACTTCAGAGAAAACCGCTTCTGAGTCATTAAGTAGTTCCCTGTCTGTGTCAGAGTCAATTACTTCAGCATCGACAAGCGCTTCGGTATCAGCATCAGAGGCAACCGTTTCGGAATCAGTAAGCAGCTCTCTATCAACTTCAGAGAAAACCGTTTCTGAGTCATTAAGTAGTTCCCTGTCTGTGTCAGAATCGATTGCATCAGTCTCAACAAGTACTTCAGCATCTGTAGCTCAAATGGAATCTTCTGAACTTCAATCAGCCTCAGTCTCTGAGTTGACTTCGGTATCAACCAGCGTTTCCGTTTCAGCATCAACAAGTGCGTCGATTTCAGCAAGTGCATCTGATTCAGTCTTGAATTCCGAGTCTGTTTCAATCAGTAGTTCTGAATCAACTTCATACAAGCAAGCATCTGAGTTGACGTCCGCTTCAGCCTCGGAGTCAGTGTCAACCAGTGAGTCTGAATCGGTAAGTAGCTCAGAGTCTGTTTTGAATTCTACATCGGTTTCAGCAAGCGCCTCAGAATCTATCTTGAGTTCCGAGTCCGTTTCAACAAGTACATTTGAATCAACTTCACGTAAGCAAGCCTCTGAATTGGTATCCGCTTCGGCATCTGATTCAGTGTCAACTAGTGAGTCAGTATCAGTAAGTAGCTCCGAGTCTGTTTTGGATTCTACATCGGTTTCAGCAAGCGCCTCAGAATCAACCTCACGCAAACAAGCTTCAGAGTTTGAATCTGTTTCAGTCTCTGCTTCAGTTTCAACCAGTACATCAGCATCTGTAGCTCAAATGGAATCTTCTGAACTACAATCAGCCTCAGTCTCTGAGTTGACTTCGGAATCAACCAGTGTTTCCGTTTCAGCATCAACCAGTGTGTCAGAAGCAAGTGCGTCAATTTCAGCAAGTGCCTCAGAATCAGTCTTGAGTTCAGAGTCTGTTTCAATCAGTAGCTCTGAATCAACTTCACGCAAGCAAGCATCTGAGTTGGCTTCGGCATCTGCTTCTGCTTCAGTGTCCACTAGTGAGTCATTATCAGTAAGTAGCTCCGAGTCTGTTTTGAATTCTACATCAGTTTCAGCAAGTACATCTGAATCAATCTCAAACAAACAAACTTCAGAGTTGGAATCTGTTTCAGGCTCAGAGTCAGTATCAATGAGCACATCAGCATCTGTAGCTCAAATGGAATCTTCTGAACTTCAATCTGCATCCGTATCTGAGTTGACTTCGAAATCAACCAGCGTTTCAGTTTCAGCGTCAACAAGTGTGTCAGTATCCGAGTTGATTTCTGAATCCACTAGTGTTTCAGTTTCTGCTTCGACAAGTGCGTCCGAATCTGAATTGAATTCTAAGTCTATTTCAATCAGTGTATCTGAATCTGATTTAAGCAAGCAAACTTCTGAGTTAGAGTCAACATCAACATCTGCTTTAGTATCCACTAGTGAGTCTGTATCGGTAAGTAGTTCCGAGTCTGTCTTGAATTCTGAATCAGTTTCAGCAAGTGGCTCAGAATCTACCTCAAGTAAGCAAACATCAGAGTTGACTTCGAAATCACTAAGCGATTCTGTTTCAGCGTCAACAAGTGCTTCAGAATCTAGAGAGTCAATTTCAGCAAGTGCCTCAGAATCTGCCTCAACTAAGCAAGTCTCTGAATTGACTTCGGCATCCACTAGCGTGTCAACTTCAAGTAACCAAGCTTCTGAGTTAGAGTCAGCCTCAACATCTGGATCTATCTCAACATTGGCATCAGCATCGTTCCAAATGAGTGTATCCAACCAGCCTTCGACAGATAGATCGGCTTCGTCTAGTCATTCTATGTCACTGACATCAAATTGGTCATCTGTTTCCGCTTTGGCTTCAAACGAGGTAAACGTATCTGAAGTGGTGTCCGAGTCTGCTTCGGCGAGCCCTCAGGAACCAAGGAGCACACTTGTTTCATCAAAAGCAAGCCAGCTCTTATCGGAATCGACTTCTCTTTCAACGAGTCGGTCTACTTCTAGCTCGGCAAGCCAATCTCATTCAGAAAGTCAAGCGACTCCTCAGATGAGCTCCTCTGGAGAGAAATCGGCTGCTTCTGTATCCGAAGCAAAATCGACGTCGGACTCTCTCGGAGTGACTTCACGTGAGCTGTTCATCACGCTTGTAGTAGCTTTCTTTGCAGGCTTGGCCTCATTTTTCCATCGTAAAAAGTAA
- a CDS encoding KxYKxGKxW signal peptide domain-containing protein has translation MTRFKLVKSGKHWIRVACSNASFLRSKKGRDVSNHSSMDAPRSIALKGLIATGSIMGATSIVHPTDADELAGPTLQSEIASEVGVVGKDSLVLSSVGQSSTTSLSTSEWSPLDSQSGSLSTTLSMTHSEVRSTSMTEASVLSNGNQKAVAVSDPAREKQLQSIARDLYSYIEQAKELKDGEGLVLEAEGALETIRNQLADPNQDGKVTLLQAKSARNRLVNAVLREQSGKRDPRTGSALEVDSAFRTPFVMSGPANNHLITAYNSDSIKLQYIVREQNGGVILTYMGYAPNSERVDGVLVPNATLKSPFAPMLIEGKVGGTEVVEPGKTYTITVRFTNSRNQFLDRSFRIKVLPQNDGIRNPITPVTSNTQVTDLTNLTESEKAQVWEKFKEANPRLLASKDFKSYSVSATGEITVVFKDNTSNTVKVPLTEDPRTQSLSVSYSQSVSEAQSTSQMRSQSAKLSESLSENYSESESASTSIVASQSTSLSTSLSVSKAASQSLSVLESERLSESAVASESESTSVSVVVSESQSTSVSGSKSLSTSVSTSESISTSESESISQSASASISESVSESVSTSVSTSASVSTSESESVSQSASASVSDSVSESLSTSVSTSDSISTSQSESVSQSLSASVSDSVSDSLSTSVSVRESISTSQSESTSQSASASVSNSVSESLSTSVSTSDSVSTSESESISQSASVSVSGSVLDSLSTSVSASDSVSTSESESISQSVSASFSESVSESLSTSISASDSVSTSESESISQSVSASISDSVTESMSTSVSTSESVSASESELISQSASASVSNSVSASDSVLISESESISQSVSESFSDLVSYSLSTSLSTSDSVSTSELESISQSVSESFSDSVSYSLSTSVSTSDYISTSQSESVSQSVSAIVSESVSKSLSTSVSASDSVSTSESESVSQSASASVSEIVSDSLSTSISASESISTFESESVSQSISASSSDSVSGSLSTSASTSESISTSQSESISQSVSASSSESFSDSLSASVSASESVSTFESESISQSASASILESLLDSQSVSASQVVFDSQSESSSESESISLSTLDSTRESDSTSQSESTSQLTSAMLSESVSKFMSTSIFASESMSASQSEFVRSSESISSSSSQSAPSSESVSTPESRSNSQSDSLSLTESSSESLSGSISRSETLLESSFNSHRQSESISHSQSVSMLDSASEAHSGGTSGVLIQSLSSSTPVILSNKESSSKAVLPVTGEKKSTASTLFATLASFIGLTLLGRRKKEEEE, from the coding sequence GTGACGAGATTTAAATTAGTGAAATCGGGAAAACATTGGATTCGAGTAGCCTGTTCGAATGCTTCTTTTTTGCGCTCTAAAAAAGGAAGAGATGTTTCCAATCATTCTAGTATGGATGCGCCAAGATCTATAGCCTTAAAAGGTTTGATTGCTACTGGTTCTATTATGGGTGCTACGTCAATCGTGCATCCGACGGATGCTGATGAGCTAGCAGGTCCAACTTTACAGTCAGAAATAGCTTCGGAAGTGGGAGTAGTAGGTAAAGATAGCTTAGTGCTGAGCAGTGTGGGACAGTCGTCAACGACGAGTCTGTCTACGAGCGAGTGGTCTCCATTAGACTCACAGAGTGGCTCTCTTTCTACTACTTTGTCCATGACGCATTCAGAAGTACGCTCTACTTCAATGACGGAAGCTAGCGTCCTTTCAAATGGGAATCAAAAGGCTGTAGCCGTCTCAGATCCTGCTCGGGAAAAACAGCTTCAAAGTATTGCCCGGGATCTTTATTCGTATATAGAGCAAGCGAAAGAATTGAAGGATGGAGAAGGACTTGTGTTGGAAGCGGAAGGAGCTCTAGAGACGATCCGTAACCAATTAGCCGATCCGAATCAAGATGGAAAGGTGACTCTTCTTCAGGCGAAATCTGCTCGGAATCGCTTGGTCAATGCTGTGTTAAGAGAGCAATCAGGGAAGAGAGATCCGCGTACAGGTAGTGCCTTAGAAGTGGACAGTGCATTTCGTACTCCATTTGTCATGAGTGGTCCGGCAAATAATCATCTGATCACAGCTTATAATTCTGATTCGATTAAGTTGCAATATATTGTGAGAGAGCAGAATGGTGGCGTTATTCTCACCTATATGGGCTATGCTCCCAACAGTGAACGGGTTGATGGGGTTCTCGTTCCCAACGCAACCTTGAAATCGCCTTTTGCTCCCATGTTGATCGAAGGGAAAGTCGGAGGTACAGAGGTTGTCGAACCTGGGAAAACTTATACAATCACGGTTCGTTTTACCAATTCTAGAAATCAGTTCCTCGACCGTTCTTTCCGCATTAAAGTCTTACCTCAAAATGATGGCATCCGAAATCCGATTACTCCGGTGACTTCTAATACTCAAGTGACCGATTTGACCAATCTGACAGAATCAGAAAAAGCGCAGGTTTGGGAAAAATTTAAGGAGGCAAATCCACGTCTACTGGCGTCTAAAGATTTTAAGAGCTACTCAGTCTCTGCAACTGGAGAAATTACGGTTGTCTTCAAGGATAATACGTCTAATACTGTGAAGGTGCCTTTGACAGAGGATCCTCGAACGCAGTCGCTCTCGGTGAGTTATTCACAGAGCGTATCTGAAGCGCAAAGTACTTCTCAAATGCGGTCACAATCGGCTAAGTTATCAGAGTCTTTGTCTGAGAACTATTCAGAATCGGAGAGTGCTTCAACATCAATCGTCGCTTCTCAAAGCACCTCGCTTTCTACAAGTCTCTCGGTATCAAAAGCGGCATCTCAATCTTTGAGTGTTTTAGAATCAGAAAGACTTTCAGAATCTGCTGTGGCCTCAGAGAGTGAGTCTACATCAGTCAGTGTGGTGGTATCTGAGAGTCAGTCAACATCTGTAAGTGGTTCAAAATCTTTGAGTACCTCTGTTTCCACGAGTGAGTCAATTTCGACCTCTGAGTCAGAGTCGATCAGTCAGTCTGCGTCGGCAAGTATTTCAGAGTCAGTCTCCGAATCCGTGAGCACCTCTGTTTCCACGAGTGCTTCAGTTTCGACCTCAGAATCCGAGTCGGTAAGCCAGTCTGCGTCGGCAAGTGTCTCCGACTCAGTCTCAGAATCTTTAAGTACCTCTGTTTCCACAAGTGATTCTATCTCGACTTCTCAATCCGAGTCGGTAAGCCAGTCGCTATCGGCAAGTGTTTCCGACTCAGTCTCGGACTCCTTGAGTACCTCGGTTTCTGTCAGGGAGTCAATTTCGACTTCTCAATCAGAATCGACCAGCCAGTCTGCGTCGGCAAGTGTCTCCAACTCAGTCTCAGAATCTTTAAGTACCTCTGTTTCCACGAGTGATTCAGTTTCGACCTCTGAGTCAGAGTCGATCAGTCAGTCTGCGTCGGTAAGTGTTTCAGGGTCAGTCTTAGACTCGTTGAGTACCTCTGTTTCCGCAAGTGATTCAGTTTCGACCTCTGAGTCCGAGTCGATTAGTCAGTCGGTATCGGCAAGTTTTTCAGAATCAGTCTCGGAATCTTTAAGTACCTCGATTTCCGCCAGTGATTCAGTTTCGACCTCTGAGTCCGAGTCAATCAGTCAGTCAGTCTCGGCAAGTATCTCCGACTCAGTCACCGAATCCATGAGTACCTCTGTTTCCACGAGTGAGTCAGTTTCGGCCTCTGAGTCAGAGTTGATCAGCCAGTCTGCGTCGGCAAGTGTCTCCAACTCAGTCTCCGCGAGTGATTCAGTTTTGATCTCTGAGTCAGAGTCGATCAGTCAGTCAGTCTCGGAAAGTTTTTCAGACTTAGTCTCGTACTCGTTGAGTACCTCGCTTTCCACCAGTGATTCAGTTTCGACCTCTGAGTTAGAGTCGATCAGTCAGTCAGTCTCGGAAAGTTTTTCAGACTCAGTCTCGTACTCGTTGAGTACCTCTGTTTCCACAAGTGATTATATCTCGACTTCTCAATCTGAGTCGGTCAGCCAGTCGGTATCGGCAATTGTTTCCGAATCAGTCTCGAAATCTTTAAGTACCTCTGTTTCCGCCAGTGATTCAGTTTCGACCTCTGAGTCAGAGTCGGTAAGCCAGTCTGCGTCGGCAAGTGTCTCAGAAATAGTCTCGGACTCGTTGAGCACCTCGATTTCCGCCAGTGAGTCTATTTCGACCTTTGAGTCAGAGTCAGTCAGTCAATCTATATCCGCAAGTAGTTCCGATTCAGTCTCAGGCTCTTTGAGTACCTCTGCTTCCACAAGTGAGTCTATCTCGACTTCTCAATCTGAGTCAATCAGTCAGTCGGTATCGGCAAGTAGCTCAGAATCATTCTCCGACTCCTTGAGTGCTTCGGTTTCGGCAAGTGAGTCAGTTTCGACCTTTGAGTCAGAGTCGATCAGTCAGTCTGCGTCGGCAAGTATCTTAGAATCCCTTTTAGACTCTCAAAGTGTTTCAGCTTCTCAAGTTGTCTTTGATAGTCAATCGGAAAGTAGTTCTGAATCAGAATCCATTTCTTTGAGTACCTTGGATTCTACAAGAGAGTCGGATTCAACTTCCCAGTCCGAGTCGACAAGCCAGCTGACATCAGCTATGTTATCAGAGTCAGTCTCTAAATTCATGAGTACCTCAATTTTCGCCAGTGAATCTATGTCGGCTTCTCAATCCGAGTTTGTAAGGAGTTCAGAATCTATTTCGAGTTCTTCGAGTCAATCTGCTCCATCAAGTGAGTCTGTTTCGACACCGGAGTCTAGGTCTAACAGTCAGTCTGATTCACTCAGTCTAACCGAGTCGTCATCAGAATCCTTGAGTGGTTCGATCTCAAGAAGCGAAACCCTTTTAGAGTCCTCATTTAACTCGCATAGACAATCAGAGTCAATCAGTCATTCTCAGTCCGTTTCAATGCTAGATTCAGCAAGTGAAGCTCATTCTGGTGGGACTTCGGGAGTGCTCATTCAGTCCCTATCCTCTTCTACCCCAGTGATCCTATCCAATAAAGAAAGCTCATCGAAAGCCGTTCTTCCAGTAACTGGTGAAAAGAAATCTACAGCATCAACCTTATTTGCTACTCTTGCATCTTTCATTGGACTAACTCTATTGGGACGCCGTAAAAAAGAAGAGGAAGAATAA
- the gltX gene encoding glutamate--tRNA ligase has product MTKDIRVRYAPSPTGLLHIGNARTALFNYLYARHHGGTFIIRIEDTDRKRHVEDGERSQLENLRWLGMDWDESPETHENYRQSERLELYQKYIDQLLAEGKAYKSYVTEEELAAERERQEAAGETPRYINEYLGMSEEEKAAYIAEREAAGIVPTVRLAVNESGIYKWHDMVKGDIEFEGGNIGGDWVIQKKDGYPTYNFAVVIDDHDMQISHVIRGDDHIANTPKQLMVYEALGWEAPEFGHMTLIINSETGKKLSKRDTNTLQFIEDYRKKGYLPEAVFNFIALLGWNPGGEDEIFSREELIKLFDENRLSKSPAAFDQKKLDWMSNDYIKRADLATIFEMAKPFLEEAGRLTDKAEKLVELYKPQMKSVDEIVPLTDLFFSDFPELTEAEREVMAGETVPTVLEAFKAKLEAMSDEEFVVENIFPQIKAVQKETGIKGKNLFMPIRIAVSGEMHGPELPDTIYLLGREKSIQHIEKMLEEIAK; this is encoded by the coding sequence GTGACTAAAGATATTCGTGTGCGTTATGCACCAAGTCCAACTGGACTACTACACATCGGTAATGCCCGTACTGCATTGTTTAACTACTTATATGCGCGCCACCATGGTGGAACCTTTATCATCCGCATCGAAGATACGGACCGTAAACGCCATGTGGAAGACGGCGAACGTTCCCAACTTGAAAACCTTCGTTGGTTGGGCATGGACTGGGATGAAAGTCCTGAGACGCATGAGAACTACCGCCAGTCTGAGCGTTTGGAACTCTATCAAAAATACATCGACCAACTCTTGGCTGAAGGAAAAGCCTACAAGTCTTATGTAACAGAAGAAGAGTTGGCAGCGGAACGTGAACGTCAAGAAGCTGCAGGTGAAACACCTCGTTACATCAACGAATACCTTGGTATGAGCGAAGAAGAAAAAGCAGCTTATATCGCTGAACGTGAAGCGGCGGGTATTGTTCCTACAGTTCGTTTAGCTGTTAATGAGTCAGGTATCTACAAGTGGCATGATATGGTCAAAGGCGATATCGAGTTTGAAGGTGGCAATATTGGTGGTGACTGGGTTATCCAAAAGAAAGATGGCTACCCAACTTACAACTTTGCCGTTGTCATCGATGACCACGATATGCAAATCTCTCACGTTATCCGTGGAGATGACCACATTGCCAATACACCAAAACAGCTCATGGTTTATGAAGCGCTTGGATGGGAAGCACCTGAGTTTGGTCACATGACTTTGATCATCAACTCTGAAACGGGTAAGAAGTTGTCTAAACGTGACACCAATACCCTTCAATTTATCGAAGATTACCGTAAGAAAGGTTACCTTCCAGAAGCAGTCTTTAATTTTATTGCTCTTCTTGGTTGGAACCCTGGTGGAGAGGACGAGATTTTCTCTCGCGAAGAACTGATCAAACTCTTTGATGAAAATCGCCTTAGCAAGTCTCCAGCAGCCTTCGACCAGAAGAAACTAGACTGGATGAGCAACGACTACATTAAGAGAGCTGACTTGGCAACTATCTTTGAAATGGCCAAACCATTCCTTGAAGAAGCAGGTCGTTTGACAGACAAGGCTGAGAAATTGGTAGAACTCTATAAACCACAAATGAAGTCAGTGGACGAAATCGTTCCATTGACAGACCTTTTCTTCTCAGACTTCCCAGAATTGACAGAAGCAGAGCGAGAAGTCATGGCTGGTGAAACGGTTCCGACTGTACTTGAAGCCTTTAAAGCAAAACTTGAAGCTATGTCAGACGAAGAGTTTGTGGTAGAAAATATCTTCCCACAAATCAAAGCGGTTCAAAAGGAAACAGGTATCAAAGGGAAAAATCTCTTCATGCCGATCCGTATCGCTGTTTCAGGGGAGATGCATGGACCAGAACTACCAGATACCATTTACTTACTTGGTCGTGAAAAATCTATCCAGCACATTGAAAAAATGTTGGAAGAAATTGCAAAATAG